Proteins found in one Pelobates fuscus isolate aPelFus1 chromosome 10, aPelFus1.pri, whole genome shotgun sequence genomic segment:
- the LPCAT3 gene encoding lysophospholipid acyltransferase 5 isoform X1: protein MAAAGGSLLHGVAEALGASEAALRLILSIFIGYPLALFQRYFLFKKEPSHNHLFNTLTGLCIAYFNFGSQMYHSVLCVVLHFLMLRLMGRTITAVLTSFCFQMTYLLCGYYYTATDNYDIKWTMPHCVLTLKLIGLAFDYYDGGKDKLESQISKTQVTELKSSLTPEQQRHIVPRAPTLLEVCGFSYYYGGFLVGPQFSMCSYLKLVNGELTDVEGQRPNSIRPAMERLCLGLCTLTIYTVFGPYLPDSYFLSEEYANQPFWYRCVYMTIWGKVMLYKYVTCWLVTEGVCILCGLGYNGKDEQGRHHWNACANMKVWLFETTPLFTGTIASFNINTNDWVARYVFKRLRFLGNKAISQGSALFFLAIWHGLHSGYLVCFALEFLIVIVERKAMDLVRDSPLLTSICSNPVLYPFLYIAQQIFHWLFMGYPLVPFCLFTWDKWLKVYTSVYFIGHVTFILLLIVLPYLRTVLVQKKDKLQKSH, encoded by the exons ATGGCGGCGGCCGGGGGGTCCCTGTTACACGGGGTGGCAGAGGCCCTGGGGGCTTCGGAAGCGGCGCTTAGGCTCATCCTTTCCATCTTCATCG GATACCCTTTAGCCTTATTCCAGCGATACTTTCTCTTTAAGAAGGAGCCGTCTCATAACCACCTGTTTAATACGCTGACTGGACTATGTATCGCATACTTCAATTTCG GGTCTCAGATGTACCATTCCGTACTTTGCGTCGTCCTGCACTTTCTTATGCTGAGGCTCATGGGAAGGACCATAACTGCGGTATTGACTAGCTTCTGCTTTCAGATG ACATATCTACTTTGTGGTTACTACTACACAGCCACGGATAATTATGATATCAAGTGGACAATGCCACACTGTGTACTCACACTCAAGCTTATAG GTCTTGCTTTTGATTACTATGATGGAGGAAAAGACAAG CTCGAGAGCCAAATCAGCAAAACTCAAGTAACTGAACTAAAG AGTTCTCTTACACCTGAGCAGCAGCGTCACATTGTACCCAGAGCCCCTACATTACTCGAGGTTTGCGGGTTCTCCTATTATTATGGAGGATTCTTAGTGGGACCGCAATTCTCCATGTGCAGTTACCTGAAGCTAGTGAATGGAGAGCTGACTGATGTCGAAGGACAAAGGCCGAACAG TATCAGACCAGCTATGGAGCGGCTTTGCCTTGGACTCTGTACCTTGACTATATACACAGTGTTTGGGCCATACCTTCCAGATAGCTATTTCCTGAGTGAAGAATATGCG AACCAGCCTTTCTGGTACCGCTGTGTGTACATGACAATCTGGGGTAAAGTAATGCTGTATAAATATGTGACCTGCTGGCTGGTGACG GAAGGGGTCTGCATTCTGTGTGGTCTGGGGTATAATGGGAAAGATGAACAGGGTCGGCATCACTGGAATGCATGCGCCAACATGAAGGTGTGGCTTTTTGAGACCACGCCCTTATTCACCGGAACCATTGCCAGCTTCAACATCAACACCAATGACTGGGTTGCTAG atatgttTTTAAACGTCTCCGCTTCCTTGGCAACAAAGCAATCTCTCAGGGATCTGCCTTGTTTTTCCTGGCAATATGGCACGGTTTGCACTCCGGATACCTAGTGTGCTTTGCACTTGAGTTTCTCATTGTCATAGTGGAAAGAAAG GCGATGGATCTGGTGAGGGACAGTCCGCTACTTACCAGTATATGCTCCAATCCTGTCTTGTATCCGTTCCTGTACATTGCACAACAAATCTTCCACTGGCTCTTCATGGGGTATCCATTGGTGCCATTCTGCCTTTTCACCTGGGACAAATGGCTCAAG GTGTACACATCGGTCTATTTCATAGGCCATGTAACATTCATATTGCTGCTCATTGTGCTGCCTTATCTGCGCACTGTCCTGGTGCAAAAGAAAGACAAGCTGCAGAAATCCCACTGA
- the LPCAT3 gene encoding lysophospholipid acyltransferase 5 isoform X2, which produces MAAAGGSLLHGVAEALGASEAALRLILSIFIGYPLALFQRYFLFKKEPSHNHLFNTLTGLCIAYFNFGSQMYHSVLCVVLHFLMLRLMGRTITAVLTSFCFQMTYLLCGYYYTATDNYDIKWTMPHCVLTLKLIGLAFDYYDGGKDKSSLTPEQQRHIVPRAPTLLEVCGFSYYYGGFLVGPQFSMCSYLKLVNGELTDVEGQRPNSIRPAMERLCLGLCTLTIYTVFGPYLPDSYFLSEEYANQPFWYRCVYMTIWGKVMLYKYVTCWLVTEGVCILCGLGYNGKDEQGRHHWNACANMKVWLFETTPLFTGTIASFNINTNDWVARYVFKRLRFLGNKAISQGSALFFLAIWHGLHSGYLVCFALEFLIVIVERKAMDLVRDSPLLTSICSNPVLYPFLYIAQQIFHWLFMGYPLVPFCLFTWDKWLKVYTSVYFIGHVTFILLLIVLPYLRTVLVQKKDKLQKSH; this is translated from the exons ATGGCGGCGGCCGGGGGGTCCCTGTTACACGGGGTGGCAGAGGCCCTGGGGGCTTCGGAAGCGGCGCTTAGGCTCATCCTTTCCATCTTCATCG GATACCCTTTAGCCTTATTCCAGCGATACTTTCTCTTTAAGAAGGAGCCGTCTCATAACCACCTGTTTAATACGCTGACTGGACTATGTATCGCATACTTCAATTTCG GGTCTCAGATGTACCATTCCGTACTTTGCGTCGTCCTGCACTTTCTTATGCTGAGGCTCATGGGAAGGACCATAACTGCGGTATTGACTAGCTTCTGCTTTCAGATG ACATATCTACTTTGTGGTTACTACTACACAGCCACGGATAATTATGATATCAAGTGGACAATGCCACACTGTGTACTCACACTCAAGCTTATAG GTCTTGCTTTTGATTACTATGATGGAGGAAAAGACAAG AGTTCTCTTACACCTGAGCAGCAGCGTCACATTGTACCCAGAGCCCCTACATTACTCGAGGTTTGCGGGTTCTCCTATTATTATGGAGGATTCTTAGTGGGACCGCAATTCTCCATGTGCAGTTACCTGAAGCTAGTGAATGGAGAGCTGACTGATGTCGAAGGACAAAGGCCGAACAG TATCAGACCAGCTATGGAGCGGCTTTGCCTTGGACTCTGTACCTTGACTATATACACAGTGTTTGGGCCATACCTTCCAGATAGCTATTTCCTGAGTGAAGAATATGCG AACCAGCCTTTCTGGTACCGCTGTGTGTACATGACAATCTGGGGTAAAGTAATGCTGTATAAATATGTGACCTGCTGGCTGGTGACG GAAGGGGTCTGCATTCTGTGTGGTCTGGGGTATAATGGGAAAGATGAACAGGGTCGGCATCACTGGAATGCATGCGCCAACATGAAGGTGTGGCTTTTTGAGACCACGCCCTTATTCACCGGAACCATTGCCAGCTTCAACATCAACACCAATGACTGGGTTGCTAG atatgttTTTAAACGTCTCCGCTTCCTTGGCAACAAAGCAATCTCTCAGGGATCTGCCTTGTTTTTCCTGGCAATATGGCACGGTTTGCACTCCGGATACCTAGTGTGCTTTGCACTTGAGTTTCTCATTGTCATAGTGGAAAGAAAG GCGATGGATCTGGTGAGGGACAGTCCGCTACTTACCAGTATATGCTCCAATCCTGTCTTGTATCCGTTCCTGTACATTGCACAACAAATCTTCCACTGGCTCTTCATGGGGTATCCATTGGTGCCATTCTGCCTTTTCACCTGGGACAAATGGCTCAAG GTGTACACATCGGTCTATTTCATAGGCCATGTAACATTCATATTGCTGCTCATTGTGCTGCCTTATCTGCGCACTGTCCTGGTGCAAAAGAAAGACAAGCTGCAGAAATCCCACTGA